One stretch of Weissella koreensis KACC 15510 DNA includes these proteins:
- the upp gene encoding uracil phosphoribosyltransferase has translation MSKLTVFDHPLIQHKLTIIRDKRVGTKEFREIVDEIASLMAYEVTRDLPTMDVEVETPVAKTTKKTLAGKKLAIVPILRAGLGMVDGIMKLIPAARIGHIGMYRDEKSLEPVEYFVKLPEDIDQREVLVVDPMLATGGSAIMAIDALKKRGAKTIKLITIVSAPIGVENVQAAHPDVDIFTAGLDDELNEEGYIVPGLGDAGDRLFGTR, from the coding sequence ATGAGTAAATTAACTGTATTTGATCATCCTTTAATTCAACACAAGTTGACAATTATTCGTGATAAGCGAGTTGGGACTAAAGAATTTCGTGAAATTGTCGATGAAATTGCATCATTAATGGCATACGAAGTGACACGTGATCTACCAACAATGGATGTAGAAGTTGAAACTCCGGTTGCAAAAACAACGAAGAAAACATTAGCTGGTAAAAAATTAGCAATTGTTCCAATTTTACGAGCCGGTTTAGGAATGGTGGATGGAATTATGAAGTTAATTCCAGCTGCCCGAATTGGTCATATTGGAATGTATCGTGATGAAAAGTCATTGGAGCCCGTTGAATATTTTGTGAAGTTGCCAGAAGATATTGATCAACGTGAAGTTTTAGTAGTTGATCCAATGTTAGCAACTGGTGGTTCAGCCATCATGGCTATTGATGCTTTGAAGAAGCGTGGAGCAAAAACAATTAAGTTGATTACGATTGTTTCAGCCCCTATTGGTGTAGAGAATGTACAAGCTGCACATCCAGACGTTGATATTTTCACAGCTGGTCTTGATGATGAGCTAAACGAAGAAGGTTATATTGTACCTGGTTTGGGTGATGCGGGTGACCGTTTATTTGGAACTCGTTAA
- the glyA gene encoding serine hydroxymethyltransferase, with translation MNYREFDPELWAAMDREEARQEHNIELIASENIVSAGVKAAQGSVLTNKYAEGYPGKRYYGGTEYIDQVEQLAIDRAKELFGAEYANVQPHSGSQANAGVYMALLEHGDHVLGLGLNEGGHLTHGSSVNFSGKTYHFHAYGLDENELIDYDQVEQLAHEFKPKLIVTGASAYSRFIDFDRFRAIADSVGAYLMVDMAHIAGLIAAGVHPSPVGIADVVTTTTHKTLRGPRGGMILAKAELGKKLNSAIFPGTQGGPLEHVIAGKAVAFYEDMQPSFKQYGQQIVKNAKAMVEVFKTSDLVRVVSGGTDNHLFNLDLTASGLSGKEAQNILDSVAITVNKEAIPNEPRSPFITSGIRIGTPAITTRGFKESEVKQVAQLILQVFSNPHDEGNLAEVAKSVRDLTARFPLDQIEYAN, from the coding sequence ATGAATTATCGTGAATTTGATCCGGAACTGTGGGCGGCAATGGACCGCGAAGAAGCTCGACAGGAGCATAACATTGAATTAATTGCTTCTGAAAATATTGTATCCGCTGGGGTTAAAGCTGCCCAGGGAAGTGTTTTGACGAATAAATATGCGGAAGGATACCCTGGAAAACGTTATTATGGGGGGACCGAATATATTGATCAAGTTGAGCAATTAGCGATCGATCGTGCCAAAGAATTATTTGGTGCTGAATATGCTAATGTGCAACCACACTCTGGTTCACAAGCAAATGCTGGAGTTTATATGGCACTTTTAGAACATGGTGATCATGTGCTTGGGTTAGGTTTGAATGAGGGTGGACACTTAACACATGGGTCTAGCGTTAATTTTTCAGGTAAGACTTATCATTTTCACGCTTATGGATTGGATGAAAATGAATTAATTGACTATGATCAAGTTGAGCAATTGGCCCATGAATTTAAACCAAAATTAATTGTCACAGGAGCTTCAGCGTACTCACGGTTTATTGATTTTGATCGTTTCCGTGCCATTGCAGATTCAGTTGGAGCCTATTTGATGGTTGATATGGCGCACATTGCTGGTCTAATTGCCGCAGGGGTCCATCCTAGTCCAGTTGGAATTGCAGATGTTGTAACAACAACAACGCATAAAACTTTGCGGGGACCACGTGGTGGGATGATTCTAGCCAAAGCTGAGTTAGGGAAAAAGTTGAATTCAGCGATTTTCCCAGGAACGCAGGGTGGTCCACTTGAACACGTGATTGCTGGTAAGGCGGTTGCTTTCTATGAAGACATGCAACCTAGTTTTAAACAATATGGACAACAGATAGTAAAAAATGCAAAAGCAATGGTGGAAGTCTTTAAGACGTCTGACCTAGTTCGGGTTGTGTCAGGGGGAACAGATAATCATTTGTTCAATCTTGATTTAACGGCTAGTGGATTAAGTGGAAAAGAAGCACAAAATATTCTAGATTCTGTAGCAATTACAGTGAATAAGGAAGCCATTCCCAATGAACCTCGTAGCCCATTTATTACATCTGGAATTCGGATTGGGACACCTGCTATTACGACACGCGGATTTAAAGAATCTGAGGTCAAACAAGTAGCCCAATTAATTTTACAAGTTTTTTCAAATCCACATGATGAAGGTAATTTAGCTGAGGTAGCTAAGAGTGTGAGGGACTTAACTGCCCGTTTCCCACTTGACCAAATTGAATATGCAAATTAA
- a CDS encoding L-threonylcarbamoyladenylate synthase, with product METKIWKNTELEPAVKALQKGQLVSFPTETVYGLGADAFNEKAVSKVYAAKGRPSDNPLIVHVSRPETVQTYAKVDARAQKLMDTFWPGPLTIILPIQAGKLSALVTGGLQTVASRMPDNDLTRSLIDQVGSPLVGPSANTSGKPSPTIANHVYHDLHGKIAGVLDDGATKIGVESTVIDLSTPQAAILRPGKITAEQIEAILGESVDTSEHHVSADEAPKAPGMKYRHYAPDKNVYMVKEADWTKAIIWAQSQLEPVGLMLSDQMIEAHHLAGMDFVWPLGPDGTTAAAKLFAGLRNFDDQKNVKMILVAEMPLQPENAAYNNRLAKASGQQYFDAQEMMDF from the coding sequence ATGGAAACAAAAATATGGAAAAATACAGAGCTAGAACCAGCAGTTAAAGCTTTGCAAAAAGGTCAGTTGGTTTCATTTCCAACTGAGACGGTCTATGGATTAGGAGCCGATGCTTTTAATGAAAAAGCCGTAAGTAAGGTTTATGCGGCTAAAGGACGTCCGTCAGATAATCCACTCATTGTCCATGTTTCTCGTCCTGAGACGGTACAGACATATGCCAAAGTCGATGCACGGGCGCAAAAACTGATGGATACCTTTTGGCCAGGACCGCTTACAATTATTTTACCTATTCAAGCAGGAAAATTATCTGCGTTGGTTACCGGTGGACTACAGACAGTAGCTTCACGAATGCCTGATAACGACTTGACACGTTCTTTAATTGATCAAGTTGGATCACCGTTGGTCGGCCCATCTGCTAATACGTCAGGGAAGCCTAGCCCTACAATCGCAAATCATGTTTATCATGATTTACACGGTAAAATTGCGGGAGTGCTTGATGATGGGGCAACTAAGATTGGAGTTGAGTCAACCGTAATCGATCTTTCAACTCCACAGGCAGCGATTTTGCGGCCAGGTAAGATTACGGCGGAGCAAATTGAGGCGATTTTAGGTGAATCCGTTGATACTAGTGAACACCATGTTTCAGCTGACGAAGCACCAAAAGCACCGGGGATGAAGTACCGGCATTATGCACCAGATAAAAATGTTTATATGGTGAAAGAGGCAGATTGGACGAAAGCAATTATTTGGGCTCAAAGTCAACTAGAACCAGTAGGCTTAATGTTATCAGATCAAATGATTGAAGCTCATCATTTAGCAGGAATGGATTTTGTCTGGCCTTTGGGTCCAGATGGGACGACTGCGGCTGCTAAATTGTTTGCTGGATTAAGAAACTTTGATGACCAAAAGAATGTTAAAATGATTTTAGTAGCAGAAATGCCACTTCAGCCAGAAAATGCGGCGTATAATAACCGCCTTGCAAAGGCTTCAGGACAACAATATTTTGACGCACAAGAGATGATGGATTTTTAA
- the prmC gene encoding peptide chain release factor N(5)-glutamine methyltransferase: MFELEMTFEALREWGDWQLEPYIQDKTERMAQIDYLLTGMMNWNYGQLQNNLNTVIEDEKRIRFMVAVRAIKGGQPVQYALGHAPFYGREFKVDRRVLIPRPETEELVDWILKDETANFLNILDIGTGSGAIAITLKAERPNWTVTASDISKDALSVAKDNQVQQNVDVSLVESDLLDQFVPEHQFDVIVSNPPYIAEQEKFVMDDSVLMYEPDLALFAADEGLALYKRMVQSLLDYLTPKGSAYFEIGYLQGPALVALFKTLPDVVVELRPDLSGHDRMIKVKRTN; encoded by the coding sequence ATGTTTGAATTAGAAATGACCTTTGAAGCGTTAAGAGAATGGGGCGATTGGCAACTAGAACCATACATCCAAGACAAAACGGAACGGATGGCGCAGATTGATTATTTGCTAACTGGAATGATGAATTGGAATTATGGACAGTTACAGAATAATTTGAATACTGTTATCGAAGATGAAAAAAGAATTCGGTTTATGGTAGCTGTGAGAGCAATTAAGGGCGGACAACCGGTGCAGTATGCACTTGGACATGCGCCTTTTTATGGGCGTGAATTTAAGGTTGACCGGCGGGTATTAATACCACGTCCTGAAACCGAAGAATTAGTTGATTGGATTTTAAAAGATGAAACAGCAAATTTTTTAAATATTTTAGATATTGGAACTGGTTCCGGAGCAATTGCTATTACACTAAAAGCGGAACGTCCGAATTGGACAGTCACAGCCAGTGATATTTCAAAAGATGCGCTTAGTGTGGCTAAAGATAATCAAGTACAGCAAAATGTGGATGTTTCATTAGTAGAAAGTGACTTATTGGATCAATTTGTTCCTGAACATCAGTTTGATGTCATTGTTTCAAATCCGCCTTATATTGCAGAACAAGAGAAATTTGTAATGGATGATTCTGTATTGATGTATGAACCAGATCTTGCTTTATTTGCCGCTGATGAAGGATTAGCTTTGTATAAAAGAATGGTCCAATCATTATTGGATTATCTGACACCAAAAGGTAGTGCTTATTTTGAAATTGGATATTTACAAGGGCCAGCATTAGTTGCTTTATTTAAAACTTTGCCAGACGTAGTTGTAGAATTGAGGCCTGACTTAAGCGGACATGATCGAATGATCAAGGTTAAGCGGACAAATTAA
- the prfA gene encoding peptide chain release factor 1: MDEIFEKVQTLVDRYEEVSEMLSDPEVIGDTKRFMELSKEEGSLRETVDTFKRYQAVVTNLEEDKEMLKEKLDPEMEELTKEEIKELTSQKTDFEDQLKIMLLPKDPNDEKNIIMEIHGAAGGDEAALFAGNLYEMYSRYAEKQGWKIQIIDENRTEIGGYKELVLMIQGDNVYSKLKFENGAHRVQRVPETESAGRVHTSTATVGVMPEYEDVDIKIEDKDLRVDVYRSSGAGGQHINKTSSAVRMTHLPTGVVVAMQDERSQQQNRAKAMEILKTRVYNFYASQNEAEYSEMRKTAVGTGDRSERIRTYNYPQNRVTDHRIGLSLNKLDRIMNGELEDVIDALVIADQAAKLEELKN; encoded by the coding sequence ATGGATGAAATTTTTGAAAAAGTACAAACCCTTGTGGATCGCTATGAAGAAGTGAGCGAAATGCTCAGTGATCCGGAGGTAATCGGGGATACTAAACGTTTTATGGAACTCTCAAAAGAAGAGGGCTCATTACGTGAAACGGTTGATACCTTCAAACGTTATCAAGCAGTGGTAACGAATTTAGAAGAAGATAAAGAAATGTTGAAAGAAAAACTTGATCCCGAAATGGAAGAATTAACCAAGGAAGAGATCAAGGAATTAACTAGTCAAAAAACTGATTTTGAAGATCAGTTGAAAATTATGTTATTGCCAAAAGATCCCAATGATGAAAAGAATATTATCATGGAAATTCATGGGGCAGCTGGTGGTGATGAAGCCGCTTTGTTTGCTGGTAATTTGTATGAAATGTATTCTCGTTACGCTGAAAAACAAGGATGGAAGATTCAAATTATTGATGAGAATCGGACTGAAATTGGTGGATATAAAGAATTAGTATTGATGATTCAGGGAGACAATGTTTATTCAAAGTTAAAATTTGAAAATGGTGCACATCGAGTTCAACGGGTTCCCGAAACTGAATCAGCTGGTCGAGTGCATACATCAACAGCAACAGTCGGTGTGATGCCAGAATATGAAGATGTTGACATAAAAATTGAAGATAAAGATTTGCGAGTTGATGTTTACCGTTCTTCTGGGGCGGGAGGTCAACACATTAATAAGACCTCATCAGCTGTTCGAATGACCCATTTGCCAACAGGAGTTGTTGTGGCCATGCAAGATGAACGTTCACAGCAACAAAACCGAGCTAAGGCGATGGAAATTTTGAAAACTCGTGTTTATAACTTCTATGCTTCACAAAATGAGGCGGAATATTCTGAAATGCGTAAAACAGCTGTGGGAACCGGTGATCGTTCTGAACGAATTCGGACTTATAATTATCCTCAAAATCGGGTGACTGATCATCGAATTGGTTTGTCTTTGAATAAGTTAGACCGGATCATGAACGGTGAATTAGAAGATGTGATTGATGCATTGGTTATTGCAGACCAAGCTGCCAAATTAGAAGAATTGAAGAATTAA
- a CDS encoding thymidine kinase has protein sequence MAQLFFRYGAMASGKSIEILKVAHNYESQGRKVLLLTNALDDRTEIGSIASRIGLQREARAIQAEDDIFAILESTEEFSAVLIDEAQFLTREQVLQLTRIVDELDVPVLTFGLKQDAFNQLFPGSEALLIYADKIEEMKTLCSFCTRKAIMNLRIANGHPVYSGAQIQIGGDEAYMPVCRRHYQNPDLAMIKKHTNAVKGE, from the coding sequence ATGGCACAATTATTTTTTCGTTATGGTGCAATGGCAAGCGGTAAAAGTATTGAAATACTAAAAGTAGCCCATAATTATGAGAGTCAAGGACGTAAAGTACTACTCTTAACGAATGCCTTGGATGATCGCACCGAAATTGGTTCGATTGCGTCTCGAATTGGCTTGCAAAGAGAAGCTAGGGCAATTCAGGCCGAGGATGATATATTCGCCATTTTAGAATCAACGGAAGAATTTTCAGCTGTCTTAATTGATGAAGCTCAATTTTTAACCCGAGAACAAGTTTTACAATTAACTCGAATTGTGGATGAATTAGATGTTCCTGTTTTGACATTTGGATTAAAACAAGATGCTTTTAATCAATTGTTTCCGGGGTCTGAAGCTTTGCTGATCTATGCGGATAAAATTGAAGAAATGAAAACATTATGTTCATTTTGTACCCGTAAGGCAATTATGAATTTGCGAATTGCCAATGGTCACCCCGTGTATTCAGGGGCACAAATTCAAATTGGTGGCGATGAAGCCTATATGCCGGTTTGCCGCCGCCATTATCAAAATCCAGATTTGGCAATGATCAAAAAACATACTAATGCTGTAAAAGGGGAATAA
- a CDS encoding type 1 glutamine amidotransferase, which produces MAEFQLNTAHLYADLMNTYGDYGNLVALRYYAKQLGVRFETTTVSIGDEFDANAYDFVLFGGGQDYEEQVVSADLPTKAANIKKYIEADGPFLGVCGGFQLLGEYFLLADGTRVEGISAMHHYTLNQPHGRFTGNVQIKNEETGQIYKGFENHQGRTFIASDERPLGTVLHGNGNNGEDGSEGLIYRNVFGTYFHGPILTRNGNLALRILKIALERKYPNVDWATKISAIEPENF; this is translated from the coding sequence ATGGCTGAATTTCAATTGAATACCGCACATCTATATGCAGACTTAATGAATACTTATGGAGACTATGGTAATTTAGTTGCCTTACGCTACTACGCTAAACAACTTGGAGTTAGATTTGAAACCACAACTGTTTCAATTGGCGATGAATTTGATGCGAATGCTTATGATTTTGTTTTATTTGGTGGCGGACAAGATTACGAAGAACAGGTTGTTTCTGCAGATCTACCGACTAAAGCTGCAAATATTAAAAAATACATCGAAGCTGATGGACCCTTCTTGGGCGTTTGTGGTGGATTCCAACTACTAGGAGAATATTTTTTGTTAGCAGATGGCACACGAGTTGAGGGAATTTCGGCAATGCATCACTATACCCTAAATCAACCCCATGGTCGCTTTACTGGTAATGTTCAAATTAAAAATGAAGAAACTGGTCAAATTTATAAAGGCTTCGAAAACCATCAAGGTCGGACATTTATTGCAAGTGATGAACGACCATTAGGAACGGTGCTTCACGGGAATGGTAATAACGGTGAAGATGGTAGTGAGGGCTTAATCTATCGGAATGTTTTTGGAACTTATTTCCATGGACCTATCTTAACGCGCAACGGAAATTTAGCATTACGTATTTTAAAAATTGCGTTAGAGCGAAAATATCCTAACGTTGATTGGGCTACAAAAATTTCTGCGATTGAACCTGAAAATTTTTAA
- a CDS encoding Mur ligase family protein — protein MTFRSSLATFAGRLTYLSLTKVLHRGGTSLPGMVATKIDPNVLQTIADRYDVVLVTGTNGKTLTTALITRVLREKYARVITNPSGSNMIQGIAGTMLSAKQPKKGEKVLVVLEVDEANMEMVSAQLKPQAFVLTNIFRDQLDRYGEIYTTYDKILRGIRQFPEATVILNADSPIFLREQLPNPVINFGFNHLPVTGDERAPINTDGVLSPTDDSILSYHFRTYANQGFYFSKTDDFKRPELDYAVTNINKLTPRYSNFDLDGETYQIEIGGLYNIYNALTAYAVGQWLGVTKQQIHHAFESNAQIFGRQELIHVGDKEVTIVLIKNPVGANQVIDMMKTDPEPISVLGLLNANYADGIDTSWIWDAEFEDLMDMNVKAIATGGERYRDLYVRLKMAGFGDHPYYQDMNQVVDAIQKMPTKRVYVMATYTAMLQLRTRLAQKGFIKNKKMGDA, from the coding sequence ATGACATTTAGAAGTTCACTGGCTACTTTTGCAGGACGCCTAACTTATTTGAGTTTGACGAAAGTGCTCCATCGCGGAGGTACTTCACTTCCTGGAATGGTAGCTACTAAAATTGACCCTAATGTTTTACAGACCATAGCTGATCGTTATGATGTCGTGTTAGTGACGGGAACTAATGGTAAAACTTTGACAACTGCCTTGATTACAAGGGTTTTAAGAGAAAAGTATGCACGTGTAATTACGAATCCATCTGGATCTAATATGATTCAAGGAATTGCGGGAACGATGTTGTCTGCTAAGCAACCAAAAAAGGGTGAGAAAGTTTTGGTGGTTTTGGAAGTCGATGAAGCAAATATGGAGATGGTGAGTGCTCAGTTAAAGCCACAAGCTTTCGTTTTGACCAATATTTTCCGTGATCAATTAGATCGTTACGGAGAAATTTATACAACCTATGATAAAATTTTGCGTGGAATTCGACAATTCCCAGAAGCTACAGTGATTTTGAATGCTGATTCGCCGATTTTCTTACGAGAGCAGCTACCTAATCCAGTGATTAACTTTGGATTTAATCATTTACCTGTAACAGGAGATGAACGAGCTCCAATAAATACTGATGGAGTCTTATCACCGACCGATGATAGTATTTTGTCATATCACTTCCGCACGTATGCCAATCAAGGCTTTTATTTTTCAAAAACAGACGATTTCAAACGTCCCGAATTGGATTATGCGGTCACCAATATTAATAAACTAACACCACGTTATTCAAACTTCGATTTGGATGGAGAAACTTATCAAATCGAAATTGGAGGACTTTATAATATTTATAATGCCTTGACTGCATATGCCGTGGGTCAATGGCTAGGAGTTACCAAGCAACAAATCCATCATGCTTTCGAATCAAATGCCCAAATCTTTGGTCGGCAGGAATTGATTCATGTTGGGGATAAAGAAGTTACCATTGTGTTGATTAAAAATCCGGTTGGGGCTAATCAAGTGATTGATATGATGAAAACTGATCCGGAGCCAATTTCGGTTTTGGGGCTTTTGAATGCTAATTACGCTGATGGAATTGATACTAGCTGGATTTGGGATGCTGAATTTGAAGATTTAATGGATATGAACGTGAAAGCAATTGCTACAGGTGGTGAAAGATATCGTGATTTGTACGTGCGCTTGAAGATGGCGGGCTTTGGAGATCATCCTTATTATCAGGATATGAATCAAGTGGTTGATGCAATTCAAAAGATGCCGACAAAACGGGTCTATGTGATGGCTACTTATACAGCAATGCTACAATTACGAACTAGGCTCGCTCAAAAAGGATTTATTAAAAACAAAAAAATGGGGGATGCATAA
- a CDS encoding M3 family oligoendopeptidase, with the protein MTYSLNWNLETIFKGGVHGTEFNIKIETLRQQVIEFSTQVKQDKSDHKIEKMGELFGLYQEILSGYLTADLFVNAWSADDYTNSEFRPIQNQIDQLGTELAKPEKELQVFLAELTETEFENLLAQPELAELQFNLSEQRAKAQYLLDSKTEDLLDQLRLDSLMGWSQHYETLVAGLTLSFEDENGQQQTISAGQALNQIDGYPDAQVRRGIMQAYEKMWTKVENLAADTLNHLAGARLTEQKARGYQDYMEEPLALNRMSAETLNNMWSVVDAHKDMFKPYFERRAQLMDIDKLGWQDQTAPLTHLGTYQLAPLSYDEAAKLIITNFGQYSSKMAQFAQNAFEKGWIEAEDRPGKQPGGWMESIPDINESRIFLTFTGSPNDAATIAHELGHGFHTSVLQDLPYLRNDYAMNVAETASTFAELIVNDANVQSAQSDAERVMLLDAKLANPVAMFLNIHARYLFENEFYQARQEGYVTASRLNQMMENAQKTAFGDSLSEWHPHFWASKLHFYADDVPFYNFPYTFGYLFSAGIYAWAKTQPNFEEAYISLLRDTAAMSTEELAQKHLGVDLTKPDFFEAGVSAIQADIDQYLDLSEPFI; encoded by the coding sequence ATGACGTATTCGTTAAATTGGAATTTAGAAACTATTTTTAAGGGTGGAGTTCATGGAACAGAATTCAATATTAAAATAGAAACTCTTAGGCAACAGGTTATTGAATTCAGTACACAAGTAAAGCAAGATAAATCAGATCACAAAATTGAAAAAATGGGGGAGCTTTTTGGACTTTATCAGGAAATTCTGTCAGGGTATTTAACTGCAGACCTCTTTGTGAATGCTTGGTCAGCTGATGATTATACTAATTCAGAATTCAGACCAATTCAAAATCAAATTGATCAATTAGGAACAGAATTAGCTAAGCCTGAAAAGGAATTGCAAGTTTTCTTAGCTGAATTAACAGAGACAGAATTTGAAAATTTATTAGCGCAACCGGAGTTAGCAGAGCTTCAATTCAACTTAAGTGAACAACGGGCAAAAGCCCAATATCTATTGGATTCAAAAACTGAAGATCTTTTGGATCAGTTACGGTTGGATAGTTTAATGGGTTGGTCGCAGCATTATGAAACTTTGGTGGCCGGTCTGACTTTGAGTTTTGAAGATGAAAATGGGCAACAACAAACGATTTCAGCTGGACAAGCCTTAAATCAAATTGATGGCTATCCAGATGCTCAAGTTCGACGAGGTATAATGCAGGCTTATGAAAAAATGTGGACTAAGGTGGAAAATTTAGCAGCAGATACGTTGAACCATCTAGCTGGTGCACGACTAACTGAACAAAAAGCCCGAGGTTATCAAGATTATATGGAAGAGCCATTAGCTTTAAACCGTATGTCTGCTGAAACTTTAAATAATATGTGGTCAGTTGTGGATGCGCACAAAGATATGTTTAAGCCATATTTTGAACGGCGGGCCCAATTGATGGACATCGATAAATTAGGATGGCAAGATCAAACGGCACCTTTGACTCATTTGGGAACATATCAACTCGCTCCTCTATCCTATGATGAGGCCGCAAAATTAATTATTACTAATTTTGGACAATATTCATCTAAAATGGCACAATTTGCGCAGAATGCCTTTGAAAAAGGTTGGATTGAGGCAGAAGATCGGCCTGGTAAGCAACCTGGTGGTTGGATGGAGAGTATTCCAGATATAAATGAATCACGAATTTTCCTAACGTTCACTGGTTCTCCCAATGATGCAGCTACGATTGCCCATGAGTTAGGACATGGTTTCCATACGAGCGTACTTCAGGATCTTCCATATTTAAGAAATGATTATGCAATGAATGTGGCTGAAACAGCTTCTACTTTTGCCGAATTGATTGTGAATGATGCAAATGTGCAAAGTGCCCAAAGTGATGCTGAACGAGTAATGCTATTAGATGCTAAGCTGGCTAATCCAGTAGCTATGTTTTTAAATATTCATGCTCGATATCTTTTTGAAAATGAATTTTATCAAGCTCGGCAAGAAGGTTATGTAACTGCTTCACGTCTTAATCAGATGATGGAAAATGCTCAAAAAACAGCATTTGGAGATAGCTTATCAGAATGGCACCCTCATTTCTGGGCTTCAAAGTTACATTTCTATGCAGATGATGTTCCATTTTATAACTTCCCCTATACGTTTGGTTATCTATTCAGTGCAGGAATTTATGCTTGGGCTAAGACACAACCTAATTTTGAGGAAGCTTATATTAGTTTGTTACGGGATACAGCAGCTATGTCAACTGAGGAATTGGCACAAAAGCATTTGGGAGTTGATTTAACCAAACCTGATTTCTTTGAGGCTGGAGTTTCAGCAATTCAAGCAGATATTGATCAGTATCTAGACCTATCAGAACCGTTTATCTAA
- a CDS encoding APC family permease has product MKIWDQMWQKESAANYEDKDARLQRVLGVKDFLALGVGTIVSASIFTLPGVIAAGHAGPAVVVSFILAALVAGLIAFAYAEMASAMPFAGSAYSWINVLFGEFLGWLVGWALLAEYFIALAFVGAGLSANLRGLLAEFGLQVPQVFVTPIVDGGYGDWISIASILIVTVLLGRGVKNATRVELFLVIAKVFAILLFIVVGLTAFHASNLHPFVPQYDPSVKPGPYGGWQGIWAGVSGIFLSYIGFDAIAANSAEAKNPGKTMPRGILGSLLIAVVLFSAVSLVLVGMFKASAYAGNAEPVAWALREAGHPIVAAVVAMIAVVGMFSALIGMSMAGSRLVYSFGRDGLLPQSLGRLNKDQLPNVGLWTVAIVAIVITAFFEFSQLAQLISAGTLFAFIFVALGIYRLRPREGRDLTDPAFKMPLYPVLPMVAALFALFVLLGLGLDAKLMMIGWFILGLIVYFTYGMKHKIR; this is encoded by the coding sequence ATGAAAATTTGGGATCAAATGTGGCAGAAAGAATCAGCTGCCAATTATGAAGATAAGGATGCCCGCCTACAACGGGTATTGGGAGTTAAAGACTTCTTAGCATTAGGGGTTGGGACGATCGTTTCTGCCTCGATCTTTACATTGCCGGGCGTCATTGCAGCTGGACATGCTGGGCCAGCAGTGGTGGTTTCGTTTATTTTGGCGGCATTAGTTGCTGGATTAATTGCTTTTGCTTATGCTGAAATGGCTTCAGCAATGCCATTTGCCGGTTCTGCTTATTCTTGGATTAATGTTTTGTTTGGTGAATTCCTAGGATGGTTAGTCGGTTGGGCCTTGTTAGCTGAATATTTTATTGCTCTAGCCTTTGTGGGAGCTGGTTTATCAGCTAATTTAAGGGGACTGTTAGCTGAATTTGGTTTGCAGGTACCTCAAGTCTTTGTAACTCCCATTGTAGATGGTGGTTATGGGGATTGGATTTCAATTGCTTCAATTCTAATTGTAACGGTTTTATTAGGACGAGGAGTTAAGAATGCCACTCGGGTAGAACTATTTCTGGTGATTGCTAAAGTGTTTGCTATCTTGTTGTTTATCGTAGTTGGATTAACAGCTTTTCATGCTAGTAATTTACATCCATTTGTTCCTCAATATGATCCGAGTGTAAAACCTGGACCTTATGGTGGCTGGCAAGGAATTTGGGCAGGAGTTTCGGGAATTTTCCTATCATATATTGGATTTGATGCTATTGCAGCCAATTCGGCGGAAGCTAAAAACCCAGGTAAGACGATGCCTCGTGGAATTTTAGGATCGTTATTAATTGCCGTTGTCCTATTTTCAGCTGTGTCGTTAGTTTTGGTTGGAATGTTTAAAGCTAGCGCATATGCAGGTAATGCTGAGCCTGTGGCTTGGGCGTTACGAGAAGCTGGGCATCCAATTGTAGCAGCAGTAGTTGCTATGATTGCGGTAGTTGGAATGTTTAGTGCTTTGATTGGAATGAGCATGGCCGGTTCAAGACTAGTTTATTCATTCGGCCGGGATGGATTATTACCTCAGTCATTAGGTCGTTTAAATAAAGACCAGTTACCAAATGTCGGTCTTTGGACGGTCGCGATTGTTGCTATTGTGATTACTGCTTTCTTTGAATTCTCACAACTTGCACAATTAATTTCGGCAGGAACCCTATTTGCCTTTATTTTTGTAGCATTAGGTATTTATCGTTTACGTCCACGTGAAGGGCGTGATCTAACTGATCCTGCTTTTAAAATGCCATTATATCCGGTCTTACCAATGGTCGCAGCCTTATTTGCTCTGTTTGTATTATTAGGTTTGGGATTAGATGCAAAATTAATGATGATTGGTTGGTTTATCTTAGGGCTAATTGTTTACTTTACTTATGGAATGAAGCATAAAATTCGTTAG